A DNA window from Brassica napus cultivar Da-Ae chromosome C1, Da-Ae, whole genome shotgun sequence contains the following coding sequences:
- the LOC106432425 gene encoding uncharacterized GPI-anchored protein At1g61900 isoform X1 produces the protein MTRRAEFEMGLFVVLQFMFMLSLCSSDEELLPEISSPDTSPQPFRPFIAPSPMVPFINTTIPKLSGLCSLNFTASEGLIQTTSHNCWTVFAPLLANVMCCPQLDATLTITLGKASKETGLLALNRTQSKHCVSDLEKILVGKGASSRLRSICSLYSSNLTASSCPVINVDEFESAVDTSKLLLACEKVDPVKECCEQACQNAILDAATNVTLKASEPLTDNSVRINDCKNVVHRWLASKLEPSQAKETLRGLANCKINRVCPLVFPGMREISGNCSSELSNQMGCCGAMESYVSHLQKQALITNLQALDCATSLGTKLQKLNITKNVFSVCHISLKDFSLQVGSQESGCLLPSLPSDAIFDQDTGISFTCDLNDNIPAPWPSSSSSSDSTCKKPVTIPALPAAASSQPGLYSEGVTRLVIFVLSLLLVMLLS, from the exons ATGACGAGAAGAGCAGAATTTGAGATGGGTCTCTTCGTGGTTCTTCAATTCATGTTTATGCTATCTCTAT GTTCATCTGATGAGGAGTTGTTACCAGAGATATCATCACCAGATACTTCTCCTCAACCATTTCGTCCCTTCATTGCACCTTCTCCTATGGTTCCATTCATCAACACCACCATTCCCAAACTATCCG GGCTTTGCTCGCTTAATTTCACTGCTTCTGAAGGTTTGATTCAGACTACTTCACACAACTGTTGGACTGTCTTTGCTCCACTGTTAGCCAATGTCATGTGCTGTCCTCAGCTAGATGCTACTCTCACCATAACCCTCGGCAAAGCCAGCAAAGAAACTGGCCTGCTTGCTTTAAACAGAACCCAGTCTAAGCACTGTGTCTCGGACTTAGAGAAAATCTTGGTAGGCAAAGGCGCTTCGAGTCGGCTTAGGAGTATATGTTCACTTTACTCGTCGAACCTCACTGCTTCTTCGTGCCCTGTGATCAACGTCGACGAGTTTGAAAGCGCGGTGGATACATCAAAGCTTCTTTTGGCTTGTGAGAAAGTTGATCCTGTGAAGGAGTGTTGCGAACAGGCTTGCCAAAACGCCATACTCGACGCAGCTACTAATGTAACTCTGAAAGCATCAGAGCCTTTGACCGATAACTCGGTTAGGATCAATGACTGCAAGAACGTAGTGCACCGCTGGCTAGCTTCTAAGCTTGAACCTTCTCAAGCTAAGGAAACTCTCAGAGGATTAGCAAACTGCAAAATCAATAGAG tctgtcctCTTGTCTTTCCGGGCATGAGAGAGATAAGTGGTAACTGCAGCAGCGAACTGAGTAACCAAATGGGTTGTTGTGGTGCAATGGAGAGTTACGTGTCTCATCTACAAAAGCAAGCACTTATAACTAATTTGCAAGCTTTGGACTGCGCGACCTCTCTGGGGACAAAGCTACAGAAGCTAAACATCACTAAGAATGTCTTCAGCGTTTGTCATATAAGTCTCAAAGACTTCTCTCTTCAAG TTGGAAGCCAAG AATCAGGTTGTCTATTACCAAGCTTACCATCAGATGCAATATTCGATCAAGACACGGGAATAAGCTTCACTTGTGATCTCAATGACAACATTCCTGCCCCAtggccttcttcttcatcttcatcagacTCTACCTGTAAAAAAC CTGTTACAATCCCTGCTCTTCCTGCTGCCGCCTCCTCGCAACCTG GTCTCTACAGTGAAGGGGTAACACGTTTGGTGATCTTTGTACTGTCTCTGCTTCTTGTGATGCTGCTGTCGTGA
- the LOC106432425 gene encoding uncharacterized GPI-anchored protein At1g61900 isoform X2 gives MTRRAEFEMGLFVVLQFMFMLSLCSSDEELLPEISSPDTSPQPFRPFIAPSPMVPFINTTIPKLSGLCSLNFTASEGLIQTTSHNCWTVFAPLLANVMCCPQLDATLTITLGKASKETGLLALNRTQSKHCVSDLEKILVGKGASSRLRSICSLYSSNLTASSCPVINVDEFESAVDTSKLLLACEKVDPVKECCEQACQNAILDAATNVTLKASEPLTDNSVRINDCKNVVHRWLASKLEPSQAKETLRGLANCKINRVCPLVFPGMREISGNCSSELSNQMGCCGAMESYVSHLQKQALITNLQALDCATSLGTKLQKLNITKNVFSVCHISLKDFSLQVGSQGCLLPSLPSDAIFDQDTGISFTCDLNDNIPAPWPSSSSSSDSTCKKPVTIPALPAAASSQPGLYSEGVTRLVIFVLSLLLVMLLS, from the exons ATGACGAGAAGAGCAGAATTTGAGATGGGTCTCTTCGTGGTTCTTCAATTCATGTTTATGCTATCTCTAT GTTCATCTGATGAGGAGTTGTTACCAGAGATATCATCACCAGATACTTCTCCTCAACCATTTCGTCCCTTCATTGCACCTTCTCCTATGGTTCCATTCATCAACACCACCATTCCCAAACTATCCG GGCTTTGCTCGCTTAATTTCACTGCTTCTGAAGGTTTGATTCAGACTACTTCACACAACTGTTGGACTGTCTTTGCTCCACTGTTAGCCAATGTCATGTGCTGTCCTCAGCTAGATGCTACTCTCACCATAACCCTCGGCAAAGCCAGCAAAGAAACTGGCCTGCTTGCTTTAAACAGAACCCAGTCTAAGCACTGTGTCTCGGACTTAGAGAAAATCTTGGTAGGCAAAGGCGCTTCGAGTCGGCTTAGGAGTATATGTTCACTTTACTCGTCGAACCTCACTGCTTCTTCGTGCCCTGTGATCAACGTCGACGAGTTTGAAAGCGCGGTGGATACATCAAAGCTTCTTTTGGCTTGTGAGAAAGTTGATCCTGTGAAGGAGTGTTGCGAACAGGCTTGCCAAAACGCCATACTCGACGCAGCTACTAATGTAACTCTGAAAGCATCAGAGCCTTTGACCGATAACTCGGTTAGGATCAATGACTGCAAGAACGTAGTGCACCGCTGGCTAGCTTCTAAGCTTGAACCTTCTCAAGCTAAGGAAACTCTCAGAGGATTAGCAAACTGCAAAATCAATAGAG tctgtcctCTTGTCTTTCCGGGCATGAGAGAGATAAGTGGTAACTGCAGCAGCGAACTGAGTAACCAAATGGGTTGTTGTGGTGCAATGGAGAGTTACGTGTCTCATCTACAAAAGCAAGCACTTATAACTAATTTGCAAGCTTTGGACTGCGCGACCTCTCTGGGGACAAAGCTACAGAAGCTAAACATCACTAAGAATGTCTTCAGCGTTTGTCATATAAGTCTCAAAGACTTCTCTCTTCAAG TTGGAAGCCAAG GTTGTCTATTACCAAGCTTACCATCAGATGCAATATTCGATCAAGACACGGGAATAAGCTTCACTTGTGATCTCAATGACAACATTCCTGCCCCAtggccttcttcttcatcttcatcagacTCTACCTGTAAAAAAC CTGTTACAATCCCTGCTCTTCCTGCTGCCGCCTCCTCGCAACCTG GTCTCTACAGTGAAGGGGTAACACGTTTGGTGATCTTTGTACTGTCTCTGCTTCTTGTGATGCTGCTGTCGTGA